A part of Pectinatus sottacetonis genomic DNA contains:
- a CDS encoding BglG family transcription antiterminator: protein MNRASKLILQILLKAIEPVTGAELAAQAGCSERSVRNYMKTLQSILADYNAHVNAVPHSGYMLDADENTMEVLQKVFFQDRLWDMGADITLLLDKLIENVLCDKWIIQIKLAEETYMSVSTLKQQLKTAGKILREYNLKICSSVKGVKIEGEEKQLRRFLFEYCHDNKKSSAAVFLFRNIDCGRLDMIIQKSLSSHSIKLTDKAVKEIQLHIVMAIQRSKLQCDLFYTISEIKNFIERVEYSIARDIAFSLYDNMQINLSGNEIYYIAQHLIASKKFFANIDKVSKKYVGGMVKRILMRLKKEFAIDFTADDCLADGLALHLQVALSRMKFHMQVKNELLENIKAEYPLAFRLAIAAGSVIREMESITADEDEIGYIAIHFGAALSRKGIHQSKLPKKVIIACDSGMGVAILLRSKLKERFGESIDVEKTIPGYDISDELLCNVDYVITTEPLTNINGKKVICLHNLCNEEDLQRIETKMFQSDVIESMHLNTLFRPEWFFVEELPDKVAVLKFLTKKLMESGYMTKNTRDSVFAREKISSTEIGNLVALPHPLVNGQKNSAIAILVLTKPIQWDDNMVQVIFLINIEKSLLYLWNTIAVKLYDYLVKNNEVKNLLREQSFTKFFDSFVKMFN, encoded by the coding sequence ATGAATAGAGCAAGTAAATTAATCTTACAAATTTTGCTAAAAGCGATAGAACCAGTGACAGGGGCGGAGCTGGCAGCACAAGCAGGCTGTTCCGAAAGAAGTGTAAGAAATTATATGAAGACACTGCAAAGCATATTGGCTGATTATAATGCACATGTCAATGCTGTTCCTCATAGTGGATATATGCTGGATGCAGATGAGAATACTATGGAAGTTTTGCAAAAAGTTTTTTTTCAGGACAGATTATGGGACATGGGAGCTGATATCACTTTATTGCTGGATAAGCTTATAGAAAATGTTTTATGTGATAAGTGGATAATTCAGATAAAGTTGGCAGAGGAAACATATATGAGTGTATCAACCTTAAAACAACAGCTTAAAACTGCCGGTAAAATATTAAGGGAATATAACTTAAAGATATGTTCTTCAGTCAAAGGGGTAAAAATAGAAGGAGAAGAGAAACAGTTAAGGCGTTTTTTATTTGAATATTGCCACGATAATAAGAAATCATCTGCAGCGGTTTTTTTATTCAGAAACATTGATTGTGGCAGGCTGGATATGATTATACAGAAAAGCCTTAGTAGTCATTCTATAAAATTGACAGATAAGGCAGTAAAGGAGATACAGCTGCATATTGTAATGGCAATACAACGTTCGAAGCTGCAATGTGATTTGTTTTATACAATCAGTGAAATAAAAAATTTTATTGAACGGGTAGAGTATAGTATTGCCAGAGATATTGCCTTTTCTTTATATGATAATATGCAGATAAATCTTTCCGGTAATGAGATATATTATATTGCGCAGCACTTGATTGCTAGTAAGAAATTTTTTGCCAATATTGATAAGGTGTCGAAAAAATATGTTGGGGGAATGGTAAAACGTATTTTAATGAGATTAAAAAAGGAGTTTGCCATAGACTTTACAGCAGATGATTGTTTGGCTGATGGCTTGGCACTGCACCTGCAGGTAGCATTGAGCCGAATGAAATTTCATATGCAGGTAAAAAATGAATTACTGGAAAATATAAAGGCCGAATATCCATTAGCATTCCGCTTGGCAATAGCAGCAGGCAGCGTAATTCGCGAAATGGAAAGTATTACCGCCGATGAAGATGAAATAGGGTATATTGCTATTCATTTTGGGGCGGCGTTGAGTCGCAAGGGAATACACCAGTCTAAACTGCCTAAAAAGGTCATTATTGCTTGTGATTCAGGAATGGGGGTGGCTATATTATTGCGCAGTAAATTAAAAGAACGTTTTGGTGAGTCCATAGATGTCGAGAAAACTATTCCTGGTTATGATATCAGTGATGAACTTTTATGCAATGTGGATTATGTCATTACAACAGAACCGTTAACTAATATAAATGGTAAAAAGGTAATTTGCCTGCATAATTTATGTAATGAAGAAGATTTACAAAGGATTGAAACAAAAATGTTTCAAAGTGATGTTATTGAATCAATGCATCTGAATACATTGTTCCGCCCAGAATGGTTTTTTGTGGAAGAGCTGCCTGATAAAGTTGCTGTATTAAAATTTTTGACCAAAAAGCTTATGGAATCAGGTTATATGACTAAGAATACCAGAGATTCAGTATTTGCAAGAGAAAAAATATCTTCTACAGAGATAGGAAATCTGGTGGCATTGCCACATCCATTAGTAAATGGGCAGAAAAATTCAGCAATCGCAATCCTTGTTCTTACGAAGCCTATTCAATGGGATGATAATATGGTCCAGGTGATTTTCCTGATAAATATAGAAAAATCACTGTTGTATTTATGGAATACAATTGCAGTAAAGTTATATGACTATTTAGTAAAAAATAATGAGGTAAAAAATTTATTAAGAGAACAATCTTTTACAAAATTCTTTGATTCTTTTGTAAAAATGTTTAATTAG
- a CDS encoding BglG family transcription antiterminator yields the protein MVIKSLDIFLFLSKQHDFVSSKKIAAHFEVSMRTVKSYIKKFNMQHGKKIIISTNRGYKINPQCSVKNILSQENNEYTGVSSEQRRKYIIKKILMTHDNPIDVFDLCEELHIGYSTLMGDFSKLNKIFSPYEVTVSVKNEQVYLHGQEKKVRKMVSNWIYNNGKNFFMDIYQLRTYFNKVDIDGLAALMQSFFVSHDIYINDFGFNFVLLHLAIMIDCKKNNKNVTFAKNNNKISSDMDNHLCELLCMKLQNEFAVSWDKADRYDIYLLIKSNTIISYPKSMKELVNIIGRELINKINLYIKSIAKMYFIDLSNKSFIIPFSLHVRNLLFRIRENKMISNPMTMVIKTENPIIYDIAIYVSLCLKKDFQVDIIEDETAFLAIHIAGEIERQNKTQDKLNAVIFCPNYLNITNYLRNKLMINFGNQLNIVDIAYNIDDLNKMSYDILFTGIKLPSAYANRSVVEIFPYAIENSLGSIQDAINNVWKNRKNRLLKRYFDEHFEKRLFFSDIPYNSREEVIEFLCNNLKLLKYVEKGFKDNIFQRERAANTAFDGIAIPHSVQMDAIKTCVSIVISKKGIKWGDDKNIVHVVFLLAINKIHVRIFRKLYESLISIFSTPLMIEELKKCNSFEEFKHLLV from the coding sequence ATGGTTATAAAATCTCTGGATATTTTTCTGTTTTTGAGTAAGCAGCATGATTTTGTCAGCAGTAAAAAAATAGCGGCACATTTTGAAGTCAGTATGCGCACTGTTAAAAGTTATATAAAAAAATTTAATATGCAGCATGGCAAAAAAATTATTATATCTACTAACAGAGGCTATAAAATTAATCCGCAATGTTCAGTAAAAAATATTTTAAGTCAGGAAAATAATGAATATACAGGTGTAAGTTCAGAGCAAAGACGTAAGTATATAATAAAAAAAATATTAATGACGCATGATAACCCTATTGATGTATTTGATTTATGTGAGGAACTGCATATAGGTTATTCTACGTTAATGGGAGATTTTTCCAAGCTCAACAAGATTTTTTCACCATATGAAGTTACTGTTTCAGTTAAAAATGAACAAGTTTATCTGCATGGACAAGAAAAAAAAGTGCGTAAAATGGTTAGCAACTGGATATACAATAATGGGAAAAACTTTTTTATGGATATTTACCAGCTGCGAACATATTTTAATAAAGTCGATATTGATGGTCTGGCCGCATTAATGCAGTCATTTTTTGTGAGTCATGATATTTATATAAATGATTTTGGTTTTAATTTTGTATTGTTGCACTTAGCGATTATGATAGATTGTAAAAAGAACAATAAAAATGTTACATTTGCGAAAAATAATAATAAGATTAGCAGTGATATGGATAACCATCTATGTGAACTTTTATGCATGAAATTACAAAATGAATTTGCTGTTTCATGGGATAAAGCAGATAGATATGATATATATCTGCTCATAAAATCAAATACGATAATATCATATCCTAAGTCGATGAAGGAGCTTGTGAATATAATAGGCAGAGAGCTTATTAATAAGATAAATCTATATATAAAATCTATTGCTAAAATGTATTTTATAGATTTGTCCAATAAGTCTTTTATTATTCCTTTTTCTCTTCATGTACGTAATCTGCTTTTCCGCATCAGAGAAAATAAAATGATCAGCAATCCTATGACCATGGTCATAAAAACAGAAAATCCTATAATATATGATATTGCTATATATGTTTCATTATGCCTTAAAAAAGATTTTCAAGTGGATATAATAGAAGATGAAACGGCTTTTTTGGCTATACACATTGCCGGTGAAATAGAAAGGCAGAATAAAACACAGGACAAACTCAATGCAGTTATCTTTTGTCCTAATTATTTGAATATAACTAATTACCTTCGAAATAAATTGATGATAAATTTTGGCAACCAGTTAAATATTGTGGACATTGCATATAATATAGATGATTTAAATAAAATGTCCTATGATATTTTATTTACGGGAATCAAATTGCCATCGGCCTATGCAAACAGGAGCGTAGTAGAAATCTTTCCCTATGCTATTGAAAATAGTCTTGGTTCTATCCAGGATGCTATTAATAATGTATGGAAAAATAGGAAAAACAGACTTTTAAAAAGATATTTTGATGAGCATTTTGAAAAAAGACTATTTTTTTCTGATATTCCTTATAATTCCAGAGAAGAAGTCATTGAATTTCTTTGCAATAACCTCAAGTTATTAAAATATGTGGAAAAGGGATTTAAGGATAACATATTCCAAAGAGAAAGAGCGGCAAATACGGCTTTTGACGGTATAGCAATACCTCATTCTGTCCAAATGGATGCAATAAAGACCTGCGTTTCTATAGTTATATCAAAAAAAGGGATAAAATGGGGCGATGATAAAAATATAGTACATGTTGTATTTTTGCTGGCGATAAACAAGATACATGTTAGAATTTTCCGAAAACTTTATGAATCACTTATTTCTATTTTTTCTACGCCACTTATGATAGAGGAACTAAAAAAATGTAATTCTTTTGAGGAATTTAAGCATTTGCTGGTGTAA
- a CDS encoding PTS lactose/cellobiose transporter subunit IIA yields MEDNELQFFELISNAGAARSAYIEAINWAEKKDFAKAAQAIAEGDKVYADGHKVHFKLVQNEAAGKKNNTSLLLIHAEDLLIGAEMFKIIAESFIKVYKHMDEELAKKTV; encoded by the coding sequence ATGGAAGATAATGAATTACAATTCTTTGAGTTAATATCAAATGCAGGGGCAGCACGTTCGGCTTATATAGAAGCAATAAACTGGGCAGAAAAAAAAGACTTTGCTAAAGCGGCCCAGGCAATAGCTGAAGGGGATAAAGTTTATGCTGATGGACATAAAGTTCATTTTAAACTAGTGCAAAATGAAGCAGCCGGCAAAAAAAATAATACATCACTTTTGCTTATCCATGCCGAAGATTTGCTTATCGGTGCAGAAATGTTTAAAATTATTGCTGAATCATTTATTAAAGTTTATAAGCATATGGATGAAGAGCTGGCTAAAAAAACTGTTTAA
- a CDS encoding PTS sugar transporter subunit IIB, producing the protein MKNILLVCLSGMSTSLLVQKMEKAAEKNDITVRIWAVSEAEAHNNFAEADIVLLGPQLKFKYKEYKKMLGEKPVEVISIADYGRMQGEKVLKWALSILG; encoded by the coding sequence ATGAAAAATATTTTATTAGTTTGTTTATCGGGAATGTCAACCAGTCTTTTGGTCCAGAAAATGGAAAAAGCTGCTGAGAAAAATGATATAACAGTAAGGATCTGGGCTGTATCGGAAGCAGAAGCTCATAATAATTTTGCTGAAGCTGATATTGTATTATTGGGTCCGCAATTGAAATTTAAATATAAAGAATATAAAAAAATGCTGGGAGAAAAACCGGTAGAAGTTATCAGTATAGCTGATTATGGTCGTATGCAGGGAGAAAAAGTTTTAAAATGGGCTCTATCAATATTGGGTTGA
- a CDS encoding PTS sugar transporter subunit IIC — protein MDNERFSAMTDKFAEIAVKVGNNIYLRTLRDSFITIMPVFILAGLAVLINNVIFPLVSSGEELKHLQVFGNVLTNGTLNIAGLLISVMIAYIYSVNKEFKNPISTVVISLSSLIIMMSSTVLVTPDGSKEAVSVMNSVLSFNHIGTKGMFAGIIIGLVSSMLYVKLTELKHLQINMPEGVPPQVGKTFSVLLSSMITLIIMGVISAFMQVAMHTDLIKVISTLVQEPLRQVNTSLPGYLLIYSCGNILFSLGIHQSVINGSLLDPIMLVNMNENMQAVQAGHQAMHIINSDFQTCFAQMGGTGLTISLLLAIFLFNKYKPYNEVAKLGLTPGIFEINEPIIFGLPIVFNIPMMIPFVLSPIIGACIGYFATAIGFIKPLFIFVPWTTPPLISGFLSSGGDWKVVLVQIIIIAVTTLFYIPFLKISEKVAIRTYELDVQSEGKDE, from the coding sequence ATGGATAATGAAAGATTTTCTGCAATGACCGATAAATTTGCCGAGATAGCAGTAAAAGTAGGAAATAACATTTATTTGCGTACGCTGAGAGATTCATTTATAACTATCATGCCGGTATTTATATTGGCTGGTTTAGCAGTTCTTATAAATAACGTTATTTTTCCTTTGGTTTCCAGTGGAGAAGAATTAAAGCATTTACAGGTGTTTGGTAATGTATTGACTAATGGGACACTGAATATTGCCGGGCTTTTAATATCAGTAATGATAGCATATATTTATTCAGTAAATAAGGAATTTAAGAATCCTATTTCTACAGTAGTCATTTCGCTGTCCAGCTTGATTATCATGATGTCAAGCACTGTGCTTGTAACTCCTGATGGCAGTAAAGAAGCCGTATCTGTCATGAATAGTGTATTATCGTTTAATCATATAGGGACAAAAGGCATGTTTGCAGGTATTATAATAGGGCTTGTATCGTCTATGCTGTATGTAAAACTTACGGAATTGAAGCATTTGCAGATAAATATGCCGGAAGGTGTTCCACCTCAAGTTGGAAAGACATTTAGTGTCCTCTTATCATCAATGATCACGCTTATAATCATGGGTGTTATATCTGCTTTTATGCAGGTAGCAATGCATACTGATCTTATCAAGGTAATATCGACTTTAGTGCAGGAACCGTTGCGCCAGGTTAATACATCTTTGCCGGGGTATTTGTTGATATATTCTTGTGGTAATATATTATTTTCCTTAGGGATACATCAATCTGTAATAAATGGTTCCCTGCTTGACCCAATAATGCTGGTAAATATGAATGAAAATATGCAGGCAGTCCAGGCTGGTCATCAGGCCATGCATATTATAAATTCAGATTTTCAGACTTGTTTTGCGCAAATGGGAGGAACAGGGTTAACAATTTCATTATTATTGGCAATCTTTTTATTTAACAAATATAAACCTTATAATGAAGTAGCAAAATTAGGGCTTACTCCTGGTATTTTTGAAATAAATGAACCAATAATTTTCGGCTTGCCGATCGTGTTTAATATTCCTATGATGATACCTTTTGTTTTATCGCCAATTATCGGAGCATGTATAGGCTATTTTGCAACAGCTATAGGTTTTATAAAGCCGTTGTTCATATTTGTTCCATGGACAACACCCCCGTTAATATCAGGATTTTTATCCAGTGGTGGTGACTGGAAAGTTGTTTTAGTACAAATAATTATCATTGCAGTTACGACCTTGTTTTATATTCCGTTTTTGAAGATAAGTGAAAAAGTAGCGATAAGAACTTATGAATTGGATGTACAGAGTGAAGGAAAGGATGAATAA
- a CDS encoding glycoside hydrolase family 1 protein, which produces MTDKFFWGNSVSSMQTEGGWNEGDKSLSVYDIRKASEDASDWHFANNNYNDFTEDFDLMQDMGMNMYRFQISWSRVVKDGDGAWNEEGIAYYNRFIDELIKRGIEPMICLYHFDMPLHLAEKYNGFLDKKVVDAFVRFGKEMVRRFAKKCKWWITFNEQNLYSQPDIAFKIAGYVKGEKTTDELYQIIHNVMTAHARISNFVHEVSDAKIGGMLAYSEVYPATCRPADIKCAREWDEFINFSLLDCYAGKGYSIAMLKGVKFYGIDMKALPEEMDDIKALKNDFLSFSYYASTTVDSTKIADKTIPNYYLAKGKTKNPHVDETEWGWQIDALGFRDVLNKMYQRYRMPVFPIENGIGVREEWDGKNIIQDDYRIKYHSDHIKAMFEAINKDGVAVIGYLGWGLIDILSSQGDMEKRYGVVYVNRGNHDLRDMKRVPKKSYYWFKGLIKTNGQNL; this is translated from the coding sequence ATGACAGATAAATTTTTTTGGGGAAACAGTGTCAGTAGTATGCAGACTGAAGGTGGTTGGAATGAAGGTGATAAAAGCTTATCAGTCTATGATATAAGAAAAGCATCTGAAGATGCCAGTGATTGGCATTTTGCTAATAATAATTATAATGATTTTACGGAAGATTTTGATTTGATGCAAGATATGGGAATGAATATGTATCGTTTTCAGATAAGTTGGTCAAGAGTAGTAAAAGATGGCGATGGTGCATGGAACGAAGAAGGGATAGCCTATTATAATCGGTTTATAGATGAGCTCATAAAGCGTGGTATTGAACCAATGATTTGCTTATATCATTTTGATATGCCATTGCATCTAGCAGAAAAGTATAATGGTTTTCTTGATAAAAAAGTAGTGGATGCATTTGTCCGGTTTGGTAAAGAAATGGTAAGGCGTTTTGCTAAAAAGTGTAAATGGTGGATTACCTTTAATGAGCAGAATCTTTATTCGCAACCCGATATTGCTTTTAAAATAGCCGGATATGTGAAGGGTGAAAAAACAACCGATGAGTTATATCAGATAATCCATAATGTAATGACAGCCCATGCACGTATCTCTAATTTTGTCCATGAGGTTTCAGATGCAAAAATTGGTGGAATGCTGGCTTATAGTGAAGTATATCCAGCAACATGCAGGCCAGCAGATATTAAGTGTGCCAGAGAATGGGATGAATTTATCAATTTTTCTCTTTTAGATTGTTATGCGGGTAAGGGCTATTCTATAGCAATGCTTAAAGGTGTAAAATTTTATGGCATTGATATGAAAGCATTACCAGAAGAAATGGATGATATTAAAGCTTTAAAAAATGATTTTCTTAGTTTCAGCTATTATGCTTCAACAACGGTGGATTCAACGAAAATAGCAGATAAAACGATACCTAATTATTATTTAGCTAAAGGTAAGACTAAGAATCCGCATGTAGATGAAACAGAGTGGGGCTGGCAAATAGATGCTTTAGGTTTTAGGGATGTTTTGAATAAAATGTATCAGCGTTATCGTATGCCGGTATTCCCAATAGAAAATGGTATCGGGGTAAGAGAAGAATGGGATGGGAAAAATATCATTCAGGATGATTATCGGATTAAATATCATTCAGATCATATCAAAGCTATGTTTGAAGCAATAAATAAGGATGGTGTAGCTGTGATAGGTTATTTAGGATGGGGGCTTATTGATATATTGAGTTCTCAGGGAGATATGGAAAAGAGATATGGCGTTGTTTATGTTAACAGAGGAAATCATGATTTGCGCGATATGAAGCGTGTACCTAAAAAAAGTTATTATTGGTTCAAGGGTCTGATTAAAACTAATGGACAAAATTTGTAA
- a CDS encoding sigma-70 family RNA polymerase sigma factor, whose amino-acid sequence MYKKSSNELNFSKIFKDYQGLLHKAASQNHLRPIYEEAYACASVSLYEALQNYDKNRKIPFPGYAKAKIYSDLRTLFKKYRRNWQRETPVNTNANSTEAKYILHHNAYFIENNIINKTILINALQQLSTQQQKIIKYTIIVGYTQKETARLLNISQQAVAANKKHALAILKKLLS is encoded by the coding sequence ATGTATAAAAAAAGTTCTAATGAACTCAATTTCAGCAAAATTTTCAAGGATTACCAAGGTCTGCTTCACAAGGCTGCCAGTCAAAACCATCTTCGTCCCATTTATGAAGAAGCTTATGCCTGTGCTTCAGTAAGTCTTTATGAGGCGCTACAAAACTATGACAAAAACCGAAAAATTCCTTTTCCTGGCTATGCAAAGGCAAAAATTTACAGTGATCTGCGAACATTATTCAAAAAATATCGTCGTAATTGGCAGAGAGAAACTCCTGTTAATACCAATGCCAATAGTACGGAAGCTAAATATATACTCCATCACAATGCATATTTCATAGAAAATAATATTATTAATAAAACTATATTAATAAATGCACTGCAGCAGTTATCAACACAACAGCAAAAAATAATAAAATATACTATTATAGTTGGATATACGCAAAAAGAAACAGCTAGATTATTAAATATTTCTCAGCAAGCTGTAGCAGCAAATAAAAAACATGCCCTAGCTATTTTAAAAAAATTATTGTCTTAA
- a CDS encoding methyl-accepting chemotaxis protein — protein sequence MEWFDNLRIKQKLGLLIIIFSAAILIVGSIGYLDLKKSNENTNKIYNGNMTEIDLAYQNRVYIGRIQSDLFEIILTKDKKENERLFAEIDNMRKIYTKNIEQFNSMSLSSAQKEKMDALNKILVRYKKENNIAMDMVRSGKNQEAYVYYQANVTDLAAKTTGILTDMTTIAKNEAKEMKQKSDADLEQMRIFFIIIILASILIGAALGWLIIKQVIGRLSESTEFLDKIASGDFSNDVAKKHLEDKSEFGFLAKSIDQMNRNVRTLIKQLLTTSEQLAAASEELTASAEQSSLATNQIADSITEVAAGANRQLEIAIATNQVVEEMAKGIHQVTSSTVEVAGSAEQTSEAANKGHEVINKAVEQMKTIGSKTDDTADVIENLGEKSKQIDKIVKLISDIAEQTNLLALNAAIEAARAGSAGRGFAVVADEVRKLAEQSAMATKDIVTIIDDVQAKTRSAIVFMNESKREVENGSELVNIAGRNFNEILQMVQSISGEIQDISAAAEELTAGSDEVINSAQNVKGESQKTAEETETISAAAEQQSSVVQEIATASTHLAQLAENLQNAINKFKI from the coding sequence ATGGAATGGTTTGATAATTTAAGGATCAAACAAAAATTAGGCTTATTAATCATTATTTTCAGTGCAGCAATCCTCATTGTGGGAAGTATAGGTTACCTTGATTTGAAAAAGAGCAATGAGAATACTAACAAGATATATAATGGAAACATGACAGAAATTGATTTGGCCTATCAAAACCGTGTATATATCGGCAGGATACAAAGTGATTTATTTGAAATTATTTTAACAAAAGATAAAAAAGAAAATGAGCGGCTCTTTGCAGAAATTGACAATATGAGAAAAATATATACAAAAAATATTGAACAGTTTAATTCTATGTCCTTAAGTTCGGCACAAAAAGAAAAAATGGATGCATTGAACAAAATTTTGGTTAGATATAAGAAAGAAAATAATATAGCAATGGATATGGTAAGAAGTGGTAAAAATCAGGAAGCCTATGTATATTATCAGGCCAATGTCACTGACCTTGCTGCTAAAACTACAGGTATACTGACAGACATGACAACAATAGCTAAAAATGAAGCAAAGGAAATGAAACAAAAATCGGATGCAGATTTGGAACAAATGCGGATATTTTTTATAATTATAATTTTAGCATCTATTTTGATAGGAGCAGCATTAGGCTGGTTGATCATAAAACAGGTGATAGGACGTTTAAGCGAATCTACTGAATTCCTAGATAAAATTGCCTCGGGTGATTTTTCTAATGATGTAGCTAAAAAACATCTTGAAGATAAAAGTGAATTTGGTTTTTTAGCTAAATCAATTGATCAGATGAATCGTAATGTACGAACACTTATTAAACAGTTATTAACTACTTCTGAACAGCTTGCTGCTGCATCAGAAGAATTGACAGCCAGTGCAGAACAATCTTCTTTGGCAACTAATCAAATAGCTGATTCAATTACAGAAGTCGCGGCGGGAGCAAATCGGCAGTTAGAAATAGCAATTGCCACTAATCAGGTGGTAGAGGAAATGGCCAAAGGTATTCATCAGGTTACTAGTAGCACTGTAGAAGTGGCAGGTTCAGCAGAACAGACATCAGAAGCAGCAAATAAGGGACATGAAGTTATTAATAAAGCGGTAGAACAGATGAAAACTATCGGCAGTAAAACGGATGATACAGCCGATGTTATTGAAAATTTGGGCGAAAAATCAAAGCAAATTGATAAGATTGTAAAACTGATTTCAGATATAGCAGAACAGACTAACCTTTTGGCACTCAATGCAGCAATAGAGGCTGCTCGTGCTGGTTCAGCGGGACGAGGATTTGCTGTGGTAGCTGATGAAGTCAGAAAACTTGCTGAACAGTCAGCCATGGCAACAAAGGATATTGTTACTATTATAGATGATGTGCAGGCTAAGACAAGGTCAGCTATTGTATTTATGAATGAAAGTAAGCGTGAAGTTGAGAATGGTAGTGAACTGGTGAATATTGCCGGTAGAAATTTCAACGAAATACTGCAGATGGTTCAATCAATATCAGGGGAAATACAGGATATATCAGCAGCAGCAGAAGAATTAACAGCAGGAAGCGATGAGGTAATAAATTCTGCGCAGAATGTAAAAGGCGAAAGTCAAAAGACAGCAGAAGAAACAGAAACGATATCAGCAGCTGCTGAACAGCAGTCTTCGGTTGTTCAGGAAATTGCCACAGCAAGTACACATCTGGCACAATTAGCAGAAAATCTGCAAAATGCCATAAATAAATTTAAAATATAA
- a CDS encoding TIGR03936 family radical SAM-associated protein: MMIYRVEITKNEQLRYISHLDYANLLQRCIRRAKLPAAYSEGFNPHMKVSFASALALGITTDAEYADIELTKDVCQPEFFSRLSESLPEGINLLRAKKLVDRHHKSMNALVDMAVYKVILPADIDKRKFTEAVRKFNNALVVVFVRERMGKKAQKGRMVKKEIDIKKFLAADPQYDNKENSLLLKLRVSSEGTVKPSEVTKAICSEYIPDFNYDDILINRTELLAAGKNLLDIV; the protein is encoded by the coding sequence ATGATGATATATCGCGTAGAGATAACTAAAAATGAACAGTTACGTTATATTTCCCATTTAGATTATGCCAATCTTTTACAGCGTTGTATTCGTCGGGCAAAACTGCCGGCGGCTTATTCAGAAGGTTTTAATCCTCATATGAAAGTTTCTTTTGCTTCAGCATTGGCACTTGGGATTACTACTGATGCTGAATATGCAGATATTGAACTGACTAAAGATGTTTGTCAGCCGGAATTCTTTTCTAGGCTGAGTGAATCACTGCCTGAAGGAATAAATTTATTACGGGCTAAAAAACTTGTGGACAGACATCATAAATCAATGAATGCTTTAGTAGATATGGCGGTATACAAAGTAATACTGCCCGCGGATATTGATAAGAGAAAATTTACGGAAGCTGTACGGAAATTCAATAATGCGCTTGTGGTTGTTTTTGTTAGAGAGCGCATGGGGAAAAAGGCACAAAAGGGACGTATGGTAAAAAAGGAAATTGATATAAAAAAATTTTTAGCAGCAGATCCACAGTATGATAATAAGGAAAACAGCCTTTTATTAAAGCTGCGAGTATCATCAGAAGGAACGGTAAAGCCTAGTGAAGTGACAAAAGCTATATGCAGTGAATATATACCGGATTTTAATTATGATGATATTCTTATAAACCGGACAGAACTGTTGGCAGCTGGTAAGAATTTGCTGGATATTGTCTAA